The proteins below are encoded in one region of Parvicella tangerina:
- a CDS encoding (Fe-S)-binding protein yields MSELLKVPTVAEMAMAGETPEILFWVGCAGSFDDRAKKITKAVVKILNNCGIKFAVLGTEESCTGDPAKRAGNEFDFMMAAMQNIQVLNGYEIKKIVTACPHCFNTLKNEYPELGGNYDVIHHTQLINGLLKEGRLKIAGGGDFKGKKITFHDPCYLGRANDVYEAPREVLTKLDSELVEMKRCKTKGLCCGAGGAQMFKEAEKGNKEVNVERTEDVLEVKPNFVATGCPFCNTMMTDGVKHFEKENDIQVMDVAELIANAADL; encoded by the coding sequence ATGTCAGAATTATTGAAAGTACCTACAGTAGCAGAAATGGCAATGGCCGGAGAAACCCCAGAGATTCTTTTTTGGGTTGGCTGTGCTGGAAGTTTTGATGACAGAGCTAAAAAGATCACAAAAGCTGTAGTTAAAATACTGAATAATTGCGGAATCAAATTCGCTGTGTTAGGAACGGAAGAGTCATGTACGGGTGATCCTGCAAAACGCGCGGGCAACGAGTTTGACTTCATGATGGCGGCTATGCAGAATATCCAGGTCTTAAATGGATATGAGATTAAGAAAATCGTTACTGCTTGTCCGCACTGCTTCAATACCCTTAAGAATGAATATCCAGAATTAGGTGGTAATTATGATGTGATCCATCACACGCAGTTGATCAATGGATTATTAAAAGAAGGTCGATTGAAAATAGCTGGAGGTGGAGATTTTAAAGGGAAAAAGATAACGTTTCATGACCCGTGTTATTTGGGACGTGCAAATGATGTGTATGAGGCGCCAAGAGAGGTGTTAACCAAATTAGACAGTGAGCTTGTTGAAATGAAACGATGTAAAACCAAAGGATTGTGTTGTGGTGCAGGTGGTGCTCAAATGTTTAAGGAAGCGGAGAAAGGAAACAAAGAAGTCAATGTAGAGCGTACTGAAGATGTTCTGGAGGTAAAGCCAAATTTCGTAGCTACAGGATGTCCGTTCTGTAATACGATGATGACGGATGGGGTTAAACACTTTGAAAAGGAGAACGATATACAAGTGATGGATGTAGCAGAGCTAATCGCTAATGCTGCGGATTTGTAA
- a CDS encoding N-acetylmuramoyl-L-alanine amidase, with the protein MSKAKVKYYPEKRIFKRLVVCLMVGFVVGASFAQTGLGVKTVVIDPGHGGKDPGAVGGSDVYEKTVVLKVGLLLGKKIKEAYPEVKVIYTRDKDEFIGLADRASIANKAGADLFISLHCNAAGNKSAKGLESWVLGLHKSAASLEVAKKENNAILMEDGHESTYEDFDPNDPDAYIALAMRQNAFLDQSLVFADYVQKNCVGDLKRHNRGVKQAGFVVLYRATMPSVLVELGFLSHKDEEKFLASSEGQESLASELFDAFVAYKEHKEKVDGLSDDPNEVITVPEKEDEEVVPVTIEETGVIFKVQIATSSLNLPTKPENFKGMTDVEMVAAGKWYKYFVGNYKSIDEAKARQKEVQEIGYDTAFIVAYENGKKINVSEAVKKLN; encoded by the coding sequence ATGAGCAAGGCAAAAGTAAAATATTATCCTGAGAAACGAATTTTCAAGCGACTTGTTGTCTGTTTGATGGTTGGATTCGTTGTTGGCGCTTCATTTGCGCAAACTGGTTTGGGAGTTAAAACGGTAGTGATCGATCCTGGTCACGGAGGTAAGGATCCCGGAGCTGTAGGAGGTTCTGATGTTTACGAAAAAACAGTAGTCTTGAAAGTCGGACTGTTATTAGGGAAGAAAATAAAGGAAGCTTATCCTGAAGTGAAAGTGATCTACACGAGAGATAAAGATGAATTTATTGGTCTTGCGGACAGAGCTTCGATTGCTAACAAGGCGGGAGCCGATCTCTTTATTTCTTTACACTGTAATGCAGCAGGTAATAAATCGGCAAAAGGATTAGAGTCATGGGTTTTAGGTCTTCATAAATCAGCAGCATCTCTAGAAGTAGCTAAAAAAGAAAATAACGCCATTCTCATGGAGGATGGACACGAGAGTACTTATGAGGATTTTGATCCAAATGATCCAGACGCCTATATTGCGTTGGCGATGAGACAAAATGCGTTTTTAGATCAGTCTTTAGTTTTCGCAGATTATGTTCAGAAGAATTGTGTTGGAGATTTGAAACGACACAACAGAGGTGTGAAACAAGCTGGTTTTGTTGTGCTCTATCGAGCAACGATGCCTTCAGTATTAGTCGAGTTAGGTTTTCTATCTCATAAGGATGAAGAAAAGTTTTTAGCAAGTTCTGAAGGTCAGGAAAGCTTGGCTTCGGAGCTTTTTGATGCGTTTGTAGCATACAAGGAGCACAAAGAAAAAGTAGATGGATTGAGTGATGATCCGAATGAAGTAATAACTGTTCCAGAAAAAGAAGATGAGGAAGTAGTACCCGTTACGATTGAAGAGACAGGGGTTATATTTAAAGTGCAGATTGCAACATCAAGTCTTAATCTACCCACGAAGCCTGAAAACTTCAAAGGGATGACGGATGTTGAAATGGTGGCTGCTGGTAAGTGGTATAAATACTTTGTAGGAAATTATAAGAGTATTGATGAAGCGAAGGCAAGACAAAAAGAGGTGCAGGAGATAGGTTATGATACCGCTTTTATTGTAGCTTATGAAAACGGGAAGAAGATTAACGTAAGTGAGGCTGTAAAAAAATTAAACTAA
- a CDS encoding DUF4956 domain-containing protein — MQLRLLLLILVFIPLISFGQANSETESFEDEATEETFDTNDDAEEKDKKKNKEKVEEDEEETSFGDLTFQKIKLYDNDFEKLLLRFLLNLTFTLILVRALYFPTTQRKDYLFSFIITNIVVFMIIFAMKKYDIGTGIGLGLFAVFGIIRFRTTTMPVREMTYLFMVIGIAVLNALASKKFSWAELAFANLVIVGATFVIERMWLLEHEAKLNVTYEKIDLIKPGRMDDLLADLNERTGLVINRVEIGKINFLNDTVRISIYYYKDQQTSPIYMDENDDSDGN; from the coding sequence ATGCAACTGAGATTATTATTGCTTATACTAGTTTTTATTCCGCTAATTTCCTTTGGCCAGGCCAATAGTGAAACGGAAAGTTTTGAAGATGAGGCTACAGAGGAGACCTTTGACACTAACGATGATGCTGAAGAAAAAGACAAGAAGAAGAACAAAGAAAAGGTAGAGGAAGACGAGGAGGAAACCAGTTTTGGAGACCTTACTTTTCAAAAAATAAAACTCTACGACAATGATTTTGAGAAGTTATTGCTCAGGTTTTTACTAAACTTAACGTTTACGTTAATCTTGGTTAGAGCTCTTTATTTCCCAACGACCCAGCGCAAGGATTATCTTTTCTCTTTTATCATTACCAATATCGTGGTATTCATGATCATTTTTGCCATGAAGAAATACGATATCGGTACAGGAATTGGGTTAGGTTTGTTTGCGGTTTTCGGGATCATCAGATTCAGAACGACAACCATGCCCGTGAGAGAGATGACTTATTTGTTCATGGTTATCGGGATAGCTGTGCTGAATGCTTTAGCTTCTAAGAAGTTTAGTTGGGCTGAATTAGCCTTTGCTAACCTAGTCATTGTTGGAGCTACATTTGTCATAGAGAGAATGTGGTTGCTGGAGCACGAAGCCAAACTGAATGTCACTTATGAAAAAATAGATCTGATTAAACCCGGAAGAATGGATGACCTCTTAGCAGACCTTAACGAACGCACAGGGCTTGTAATCAACCGTGTGGAAATTGGTAAGATCAACTTTCTTAATGATACTGTTAGGATTTCAATCTACTATTACAAGGATCAGCAAACTTCTCCCATATACATGGATGAGAATGATGATTCAGATGGAAACTAA
- a CDS encoding M23 family metallopeptidase has protein sequence MKYFLLTYLFCPWMLYAQGEYEAEEFVSDHDLKFAVKQMQRSEYIGSAIVCEQASPDICDSIESIEFEASKGALSLPIKSFTFINHYSIDTTQLMSAKNPQINRLIIDAAPGAQVDAVFEGEVTSIFEIPGNEQVIMIKRGAYRMVYGSLTNVNVKVGQWVSSGEKIGEVTDYSNGKMIFEIWKTQQGISKALKVEEWIELGS, from the coding sequence ATGAAGTATTTTTTACTGACATATCTTTTTTGTCCGTGGATGCTCTACGCGCAAGGCGAATATGAAGCTGAAGAATTTGTATCTGATCATGATCTCAAATTCGCAGTAAAGCAGATGCAACGAAGTGAGTATATCGGTTCAGCTATTGTTTGTGAGCAAGCTTCTCCTGATATCTGCGACAGTATAGAAAGTATAGAATTCGAAGCGTCTAAGGGAGCTTTAAGTCTTCCGATCAAAAGTTTCACTTTTATTAATCACTACTCTATTGATACCACTCAACTGATGAGTGCAAAAAATCCTCAAATCAATCGGTTGATTATTGATGCGGCTCCTGGGGCGCAAGTGGATGCCGTTTTTGAAGGAGAAGTGACCAGTATTTTTGAAATACCGGGTAACGAACAGGTTATCATGATTAAAAGAGGAGCTTACCGCATGGTATACGGATCGCTCACAAACGTAAATGTGAAAGTTGGTCAGTGGGTTTCTTCTGGAGAAAAGATTGGAGAAGTTACGGACTATTCGAATGGCAAAATGATCTTTGAGATCTGGAAGACGCAGCAAGGAATTAGCAAAGCATTAAAAGTAGAAGAATGGATCGAATTGGGGAGTTAG
- a CDS encoding (Fe-S)-binding protein, translating into MGIGSIIFIVLFLGAMTFFALQVKRIAGNIKMGKSVDRSDNFSERLKTMTLVAFGQKKMFQRPIPALLHFFIYAAFVITQIELIEIIVDGVTGEHRIFMEALGGFYTFMISLIEILSLLALVATFSFLARRNLLKIPRFHMSEMTGWPKLDGNIILYLEFLLVMFIFTMNGADEALHLRGASHAAGSGGFGFTISSLIGPSIFGGMETGTLELLERIGWWGHIVIVLAFMCYLPFSKHFHIFLAFPNTFYSNLKKKGQFTNLESVKSEVEKMFDPSFDPYAAPDEGEVSEPERFGAKDVTDLTWKQLMDSYTCTECGRCSSACPANQTGKKLSPRKIMMDTRDRLEELSAYKKKNGKDAEDGKSLMFDYISEEEVWACTSCNACVQECPVNIDPLGIIVDLRRYLVMEESKVPSELAGMLTNIQNNGAPWQFAQSDRLNWAKEE; encoded by the coding sequence ATGGGTATTGGAAGTATAATTTTTATCGTGTTGTTTTTGGGAGCAATGACCTTTTTCGCTCTGCAGGTTAAACGAATTGCTGGAAATATCAAAATGGGGAAGTCGGTAGACCGCTCTGATAATTTCTCTGAACGATTAAAGACGATGACCTTAGTGGCATTTGGTCAGAAGAAAATGTTTCAGCGTCCAATACCAGCACTTTTGCATTTCTTTATCTATGCAGCTTTTGTTATTACACAAATAGAGCTAATTGAGATTATTGTAGACGGTGTAACAGGGGAACACAGAATATTTATGGAAGCCTTAGGAGGCTTTTACACTTTTATGATTTCATTGATTGAGATTTTATCTCTACTAGCGTTGGTTGCCACGTTCTCATTTTTAGCTAGAAGAAATCTGCTGAAAATACCCCGTTTTCACATGAGCGAGATGACAGGATGGCCCAAGTTAGATGGTAATATCATACTGTATCTGGAGTTTTTGTTGGTCATGTTTATCTTCACGATGAATGGGGCTGACGAAGCTTTGCACCTAAGAGGAGCTAGCCATGCTGCAGGTTCAGGAGGTTTTGGGTTTACAATCTCTAGCTTAATCGGACCGTCAATTTTTGGTGGGATGGAAACAGGAACGCTAGAATTACTTGAAAGAATTGGCTGGTGGGGACATATTGTAATTGTTTTAGCGTTCATGTGTTATCTTCCATTCTCTAAGCATTTCCATATTTTCTTGGCCTTTCCGAATACGTTCTATTCCAATTTGAAGAAAAAAGGCCAGTTTACCAACCTGGAGAGTGTTAAGAGTGAAGTAGAGAAGATGTTTGATCCAAGTTTTGATCCTTATGCTGCCCCTGATGAAGGAGAAGTGAGTGAGCCAGAAAGATTTGGAGCTAAAGATGTAACAGACCTTACCTGGAAACAGTTGATGGATAGTTACACCTGTACGGAGTGTGGACGTTGTTCTTCGGCTTGTCCAGCCAATCAAACAGGAAAGAAACTTTCTCCCAGAAAGATCATGATGGATACGAGAGATCGTTTGGAAGAGCTCTCCGCCTACAAGAAGAAGAATGGAAAGGATGCTGAAGATGGTAAATCATTAATGTTTGATTACATCTCAGAAGAAGAAGTTTGGGCTTGTACAAGCTGTAATGCCTGCGTCCAAGAGTGTCCAGTTAACATAGACCCATTGGGAATCATTGTTGACTTAAGGAGGTATCTTGTAATGGAAGAGTCTAAAGTGCCCAGCGAATTGGCTGGTATGTTGACTAATATCCAGAATAATGGTGCACCTTGGCAATTCGCTCAAAGTGATCGGTTGAACTGGGCAAAAGAAGAATAA
- a CDS encoding PaaI family thioesterase, giving the protein MDRIGELAHKILTTYDQNNHFGRFMGMDYEVIEPGLVHYSLNIKKELLATPTAAHGGAIAGFMDGIVGVSALSATAPDGKVVSTIEFKINFLRPALFEDQVKGIGTVLKKGKSTLVVKGEIFNSKNELVATALATLNAYPVEKSSF; this is encoded by the coding sequence ATGGATCGAATTGGGGAGTTAGCACATAAGATCCTAACCACTTATGATCAAAACAACCATTTTGGTCGATTTATGGGTATGGATTATGAAGTTATTGAACCGGGACTAGTGCACTATAGCTTGAACATAAAAAAAGAACTTCTAGCTACTCCTACTGCTGCACATGGAGGCGCAATAGCAGGTTTTATGGATGGCATTGTCGGTGTTTCAGCATTGAGCGCTACGGCTCCAGATGGTAAGGTTGTCAGTACGATTGAATTCAAGATCAACTTTTTGAGACCAGCATTGTTTGAAGATCAAGTGAAAGGTATTGGTACCGTTCTAAAAAAAGGCAAGTCTACTTTGGTCGTAAAGGGTGAAATTTTTAACTCCAAAAATGAATTGGTTGCTACTGCACTGGCAACGTTAAATGCCTACCCTGTGGAAAAGAGTAGCTTTTAG
- a CDS encoding MlaD family protein, whose amino-acid sequence MKIRKEFIVGIFSAAGIVALILGFFYLKGESFFGDKTEYYVVYNNADGLASGNAVKLNGVQVGKVKSVALNPNDESSTLIKFSISNPDVKLPMGTVAEMKGDILGTVTLNIIYPVDSLRDGSFHKNGDTLQAQIAEDIQKTIEKKFDPLMAKINELIGTADNAIGTIETIFGDNTGNLNATFEKLNQSMTNFQHIAQNVDSLSHVLNNSKYLITSTVSNINSITGNLKESNEQITSMIDNINTISENMSKVDLQPTIDKANNALNEVALILDEIKNGDGTLTKLMQDSVLYDNVNEMLDEATLLINNIMMHPNRYLQFSVFGGKDKGANLINADEKRLKEFAKDSLRKWYP is encoded by the coding sequence ATGAAAATAAGAAAGGAGTTTATTGTCGGTATTTTTTCTGCGGCTGGGATCGTGGCGTTGATCCTGGGTTTTTTCTATTTAAAAGGTGAGTCGTTCTTCGGTGATAAAACAGAGTACTACGTAGTTTATAACAACGCTGATGGATTAGCTTCAGGTAATGCTGTTAAACTTAATGGAGTTCAAGTAGGAAAGGTAAAGTCAGTGGCGTTGAATCCAAATGATGAATCTTCTACGTTGATCAAGTTTTCCATCTCCAACCCCGATGTAAAGTTGCCTATGGGTACCGTTGCGGAAATGAAGGGAGATATTTTGGGTACGGTAACGCTAAACATTATTTACCCTGTTGATTCATTGAGAGACGGTAGCTTTCACAAAAATGGAGATACACTTCAAGCGCAAATCGCTGAGGATATTCAAAAAACCATTGAAAAGAAGTTTGACCCGCTAATGGCTAAGATCAATGAGCTGATTGGAACAGCAGATAATGCCATTGGAACGATAGAAACAATCTTTGGGGACAATACGGGGAACCTGAATGCGACATTCGAAAAGTTAAATCAGTCGATGACCAACTTCCAGCATATTGCTCAAAACGTAGATTCTTTATCTCATGTACTAAATAACAGCAAGTATTTGATCACCTCTACAGTTTCTAACATCAATTCAATAACTGGAAACCTGAAGGAAAGCAACGAGCAAATAACTTCTATGATTGACAACATTAATACGATCTCTGAAAACATGTCAAAAGTTGATCTTCAACCTACCATTGACAAAGCAAATAACGCACTAAATGAAGTTGCGCTGATCTTAGACGAAATCAAGAATGGAGATGGAACCCTGACGAAGCTGATGCAAGATTCTGTGTTGTATGATAACGTGAATGAAATGTTGGATGAAGCTACATTGTTGATTAATAATATCATGATGCACCCTAATAGATATCTACAATTCTCTGTGTTTGGCGGTAAGGACAAGGGAGCTAACCTGATTAATGCTGACGAGAAAAGACTTAAAGAGTTTGCAAAAGACTCCTTAAGAAAGTGGTATCCATAA
- a CDS encoding cytidine deaminase, with translation MENRTINISYQLFASKEELSEENAMLISKAEEALENAYAVYSKFHVGAALLLDNGEVVTGNNQENIAYPSSLCAERVALYYCKAHYPDAVVKKIAIMAKSEEGDLLEVISPCGGCRQVMSEYERVQKEDMQVILKGERDSIMVFDSVKDLLPLSFNTKVLGA, from the coding sequence ATGGAAAATAGGACAATAAATATCAGCTATCAATTATTCGCTTCAAAGGAAGAATTATCTGAAGAAAATGCCATGTTGATCAGTAAAGCGGAGGAGGCATTAGAGAATGCGTATGCTGTTTATTCGAAGTTCCATGTGGGTGCTGCTTTGTTACTGGATAATGGAGAGGTTGTGACTGGCAATAATCAGGAAAACATTGCTTATCCGAGTTCGTTGTGCGCAGAGCGTGTGGCACTTTATTATTGCAAAGCTCATTATCCTGATGCTGTGGTCAAGAAAATAGCAATCATGGCTAAGTCTGAAGAAGGAGACCTTCTTGAAGTAATCTCCCCGTGTGGAGGTTGCAGACAGGTTATGAGCGAGTATGAAAGGGTTCAAAAGGAAGATATGCAAGTCATTCTGAAAGGAGAACGAGATAGTATTATGGTGTTTGACTCTGTGAAGGATTTGTTACCTTTATCATTCAATACAAAGGTTTTAGGTGCTTAG
- a CDS encoding polyphosphate polymerase domain-containing protein — protein MTTLTDILASFQPISLKDMDSVQLMNRIDTKFILSITELMPLLNELSSHYQILEIRGLRTARYRSLYFDTPDYKHYMHHHNGHPNRYKIRIRRYVDSDLCFLEVKHKKKGRTDKNRIRIEDFELDLSERSINFIKEIVPEIKTLSPTLWNSFERITLVSPELQERVTLDLGLHFKEDLHSQKDIGYDDIVIAEVKQERVNRNSPIMRMLKENNIRKARVSKYCIGMGLINPAIKKNRFKQKYRMIEKVREQ, from the coding sequence ATGACAACATTAACAGACATATTAGCATCTTTTCAACCCATCTCATTAAAAGATATGGATAGCGTGCAATTAATGAATCGTATAGACACCAAGTTCATTCTTTCCATCACTGAGCTCATGCCACTTCTTAATGAGTTAAGTAGTCATTATCAGATATTGGAAATTCGAGGGTTACGAACGGCCAGATACAGGAGTCTTTACTTCGACACCCCTGATTATAAACATTACATGCATCATCATAATGGCCACCCAAATCGTTACAAAATTAGGATTAGGCGATATGTTGATAGTGACCTTTGTTTTTTAGAAGTAAAACACAAGAAAAAAGGAAGAACCGATAAAAACCGTATCCGTATCGAAGATTTTGAACTTGATCTCTCTGAACGTTCGATTAACTTCATCAAAGAGATTGTCCCAGAAATAAAAACACTTAGTCCCACACTATGGAATTCGTTTGAGCGGATCACTTTGGTTAGTCCTGAACTACAGGAGCGGGTCACTCTTGATTTAGGCCTTCATTTCAAAGAAGATCTTCACAGTCAAAAAGACATAGGTTATGATGACATTGTCATTGCAGAAGTGAAGCAAGAGCGTGTGAATAGGAACTCCCCGATCATGCGAATGCTAAAAGAAAATAACATTAGAAAAGCTCGTGTGAGCAAATACTGCATCGGCATGGGATTGATCAATCCAGCTATTAAGAAAAATAGATTCAAACAAAAGTACCGAATGATCGAAAAGGTCAGAGAACAATAA
- the dnaB gene encoding replicative DNA helicase: protein MSEQIGDIMKAGQGGNRKIRKPAQNPVAYGGKLPPQAVDMEEAVLGALMLQKDPVNDVIDILQPHSFYKESHQKIYEAIKELFGESQPIDILTVTQRLRQKGVIDEVGGPFYISQLTNRVASTANTEAHARVISQKYILRELIKVSSDIINKAYDETSDVFDLLDDAESALFKVAEGNIRKNYDTMKDLVYQASKEIEVAMNREDGVSGIPTGFTDLDRVTSGWQKSDMIVLAARPGMGKTAFVLSMARNVAVQYGHGVAVFSLEMSSLQLVNRLISGEAEIPAEDIRKGNFTREKFNQFFERTKKLSEAPLFIDDTPALSIFELRAKCRRLKAQHDINLVVIDYLQLMTAGGTAGNREQEISTISRSIKEIAKELDVPIIALSQLSRSVESRGGDKRPMLSDLRESGAIEQDADIVCFIYRPEYYQLDVWPDNTPCAGQGEIIIAKHRNGSLEDIRLKFVGKFAKFDNLDTFGDDYSTSALAGIQGGDDFDSDFGTYTVPSKMNNDFENDDFDSNFGGGDDEDDPF, encoded by the coding sequence ATGTCAGAACAGATAGGAGATATAATGAAAGCTGGGCAAGGCGGTAACCGAAAAATTCGGAAACCCGCTCAAAACCCGGTTGCTTATGGAGGGAAACTCCCCCCACAAGCGGTTGATATGGAGGAGGCGGTACTTGGAGCTTTAATGCTTCAAAAGGATCCCGTGAATGATGTAATTGATATTTTACAACCTCATTCGTTCTATAAAGAATCACATCAAAAAATCTATGAAGCAATCAAAGAGCTCTTTGGAGAGTCGCAGCCGATAGATATTCTAACGGTAACACAACGTCTTAGACAAAAAGGAGTGATTGATGAAGTGGGAGGTCCTTTTTATATCTCTCAGTTAACCAACCGTGTAGCGTCTACAGCGAATACAGAGGCACATGCAAGGGTGATTTCTCAGAAATATATATTGCGAGAGCTGATCAAGGTTTCAAGCGATATCATCAACAAAGCCTACGATGAAACCAGTGACGTATTTGATCTCTTGGATGATGCGGAAAGCGCTCTATTTAAAGTAGCAGAGGGTAACATCCGTAAGAACTACGATACGATGAAAGACTTGGTTTATCAGGCAAGTAAAGAGATTGAAGTAGCGATGAACCGGGAAGATGGCGTTAGTGGTATTCCAACTGGTTTTACGGATTTGGATCGAGTTACTTCTGGATGGCAGAAATCAGATATGATCGTATTAGCTGCTCGTCCTGGTATGGGGAAAACCGCATTTGTGCTCTCAATGGCAAGAAACGTAGCTGTTCAGTATGGGCATGGAGTTGCTGTATTCTCCTTGGAGATGAGTTCGCTACAGTTAGTAAATCGTTTGATTTCTGGAGAGGCTGAGATACCAGCAGAAGATATCCGAAAAGGTAATTTTACAAGAGAGAAATTCAACCAGTTTTTCGAAAGAACAAAAAAGCTATCAGAGGCTCCTTTGTTTATCGATGATACACCAGCACTTTCAATTTTTGAGTTGCGTGCGAAATGTAGACGTCTGAAGGCACAGCACGATATAAACCTTGTTGTGATTGATTATCTTCAGTTAATGACAGCAGGAGGAACGGCAGGGAATCGAGAGCAGGAAATATCAACGATTTCTCGTTCGATCAAGGAAATCGCAAAAGAATTGGATGTTCCGATCATTGCACTTTCGCAGTTAAGTCGTTCGGTTGAGAGTAGAGGAGGAGATAAGCGCCCAATGCTATCTGACCTTCGGGAATCGGGAGCGATTGAGCAGGATGCGGATATCGTATGTTTTATCTATCGCCCAGAGTATTACCAGTTGGATGTGTGGCCTGATAATACACCTTGTGCTGGACAGGGAGAGATTATTATCGCCAAGCACCGTAATGGTTCGTTAGAAGATATCCGATTGAAGTTTGTGGGTAAATTTGCGAAGTTTGATAACCTGGATACATTTGGAGATGACTATAGCACGAGTGCACTAGCGGGTATTCAAGGAGGAGATGATTTTGATTCAGATTTTGGAACTTATACAGTTCCAAGTAAGATGAATAATGACTTTGAGAATGATGACTTCGATAGTAACTTTGGTGGAGGAGACGATGAGGATGATCCGTTTTAG
- a CDS encoding lysophospholipid acyltransferase family protein has product MGAKILYYLVLIPLSRMPFFMLYALSDFAFFMIYYIVGYRKKVVFKNLKNSFPSKDEKELKFLEKQFFKHLCDLMVESVKGFTISEKQILKRVTFKNNEVLDQFFDQGKSVIVVTGHYNNWEMVGTASGKGIKHQPLGIYKPLSNKFFDKKMRVSRERHGLIMVPMKETIDSLKKDYGRPSALLFAADQTPSNVSKCYWMMFLNQETPVFFGPEKIAKDFDLPVVYSSMYKKKRGYYDVVHQVITEEPKESGYGEITQKHVKILEEDIQLAPQFWLWSHKRWKRERPDDMPLHCS; this is encoded by the coding sequence ATGGGAGCAAAGATATTGTATTATCTAGTCTTGATTCCTTTGTCAAGAATGCCTTTTTTTATGCTTTATGCGTTGAGTGATTTTGCTTTCTTCATGATCTACTATATCGTTGGATACCGAAAAAAAGTAGTCTTTAAAAATCTTAAGAATTCATTCCCTAGCAAAGATGAGAAGGAACTCAAGTTTTTAGAAAAGCAGTTCTTTAAGCATTTGTGTGACTTAATGGTAGAAAGTGTTAAAGGATTTACGATTTCTGAGAAGCAAATCCTAAAGCGAGTGACATTCAAGAATAATGAAGTGTTGGATCAATTCTTTGACCAAGGTAAATCAGTTATTGTAGTCACGGGTCATTATAACAACTGGGAAATGGTGGGGACGGCCAGTGGTAAGGGGATCAAACATCAGCCACTAGGGATTTACAAGCCGTTAAGCAACAAGTTCTTTGATAAAAAAATGCGTGTTTCTCGTGAACGACATGGGTTAATCATGGTGCCAATGAAAGAAACAATCGATAGTCTAAAGAAAGATTACGGAAGACCTTCAGCGCTGTTGTTTGCTGCAGACCAAACACCATCTAATGTGAGTAAGTGCTATTGGATGATGTTTTTAAATCAGGAAACACCAGTTTTCTTTGGACCTGAAAAGATTGCGAAAGACTTTGATTTACCTGTAGTCTATTCGAGTATGTACAAAAAGAAAAGAGGCTATTATGATGTGGTGCATCAGGTGATCACAGAAGAGCCGAAAGAATCAGGTTATGGAGAGATTACCCAAAAACATGTGAAAATTTTGGAAGAAGATATTCAACTTGCTCCTCAGTTCTGGTTGTGGTCACACAAACGATGGAAAAGAGAACGTCCTGATGATATGCCACTGCACTGTAGTTAA